In Borrelia duttonii Ly, the following are encoded in one genomic region:
- a CDS encoding variable large family protein — MKKEKKEEGKVRVIIMMVMMMVMMGCNSGGVKDPEKVFLSDIANLGKGFMDVFVSFGDMVTGTLGIKAETKKEDIGKYFSDIEKSMQTTKVKLNEILEKNGQYEKVRKVVEEFISGIVDKIAAGAKEAAKGATGDDKIGGATQAGQDANAADRVAVNSLVKGIKGIVGVVLKENEGDATVTKTNGDQQKTIGKLFAAKANGGEEVHAAAANASIVVVSGVDMLQAISKSDEVVGEVEIEKAKNAADIAAAKQENDKGIKDAAKKDAVIAGGIALRGMAKGGKFAAKDEEKSANAVNGAVASAVNKVLSTLVIAIRNTVDKGLKEISEVLGEIKQGEGVEAKVSK, encoded by the coding sequence ATGAAGAAAGAGAAAAAAGAAGAGGGGAAAGTAAGAGTAATAATAATGATGGTGATGATGATGGTGATGATGGGATGTAATAGTGGAGGAGTAAAAGATCCAGAGAAAGTGTTTTTGAGTGATATAGCAAATTTAGGTAAAGGATTTATGGACGTTTTTGTGAGTTTTGGGGATATGGTTACAGGGACGTTGGGGATAAAGGCAGAAACAAAGAAGGAAGATATAGGGAAGTATTTTAGTGATATTGAGAAGAGTATGCAAACTACTAAAGTCAAATTAAACGAAATTTTAGAGAAGAATGGGCAATATGAGAAAGTTAGGAAGGTAGTTGAGGAGTTTATTAGTGGGATTGTAGATAAGATAGCTGCAGGAGCAAAAGAAGCAGCAAAAGGTGCTACTGGTGATGATAAAATTGGTGGTGCTACTCAAGCTGGTCAGGATGCTAATGCTGCAGATAGAGTTGCTGTTAATTCACTAGTAAAAGGAATTAAAGGGATAGTTGGGGTAGTCTTAAAAGAAAATGAAGGAGATGCTACTGTTACTAAGACCAATGGAGATCAACAAAAAACTATTGGTAAATTATTTGCTGCTAAAGCTAATGGTGGTGAAGAAGTTCATGCGGCAGCAGCTAATGCATCAATAGTAGTAGTTAGTGGAGTTGATATGCTGCAGGCTATTTCTAAGTCTGATGAAGTTGTTGGTGAGGTTGAGATTGAGAAAGCGAAAAATGCTGCTGATATTGCTGCTGCTAAACAGGAGAATGATAAAGGAATTAAAGACGCAGCAAAAAAGGATGCAGTAATAGCAGGAGGGATAGCATTGAGAGGGATGGCAAAAGGAGGAAAGTTTGCAGCTAAAGATGAAGAGAAATCAGCAAATGCAGTCAATGGAGCAGTAGCAAGTGCAGTAAATAAGGTATTAAGTACATTGGTGATAGCGATCAGGAATACAGTGGATAAGGGATTGAAAGAGATAAGTGAGGTGTTGGGAGAGATTAAGCAAGGAGAAGGTGTTGAAGCTAAAGTTAGTAAGTAA
- a CDS encoding Vsp/OspC family lipoprotein: MKRGKKGEMINRVMIMMMVMVMGCNNGGVKEGEEGKAKKGDGSVIDLKAVSKKIRDAVEFAGKVKEVRVLVKSVDELAKAIKKKIDQNGGLVDGDADKNGSLLAGAHSVISAVKVKVELLEKTSEISNNLKTKVTEVKNKVEAFLDKLKDNHSDLGKEGATDAHAKSAIDVTANTKDKGAKELVELNKEVDELLKASNKIVSDAIAELVVKPTT; the protein is encoded by the coding sequence ATGAAGAGAGGGAAAAAAGGTGAAATGATAAATAGAGTGATGATAATGATGATGGTGATGGTGATGGGATGTAATAATGGAGGTGTTAAGGAAGGAGAAGAGGGGAAAGCAAAGAAGGGAGATGGAAGTGTAATTGATTTAAAGGCAGTAAGTAAAAAGATAAGAGATGCAGTGGAGTTTGCAGGGAAAGTAAAAGAAGTTCGTGTTTTAGTTAAGTCGGTTGATGAGCTGGCTAAAGCTATTAAAAAGAAAATTGATCAAAATGGTGGACTTGTTGATGGTGATGCGGATAAGAATGGATCATTACTTGCAGGAGCACATAGTGTAATATCAGCTGTAAAAGTTAAAGTAGAGTTGTTGGAAAAAACAAGTGAAATTTCTAATAATTTAAAAACTAAGGTTACTGAGGTTAAAAATAAAGTCGAAGCGTTTTTAGATAAGTTGAAAGACAATCATTCTGATCTTGGGAAAGAAGGTGCTACAGATGCTCATGCCAAAAGTGCTATAGATGTAACTGCTAATACGAAAGACAAAGGGGCAAAAGAATTAGTTGAACTTAATAAAGAAGTTGATGAATTGTTAAAGGCTTCTAATAAAATAGTATCGGATGCAATAGCAGAACTTGTAGTTAAACCTACTACTTAA
- a CDS encoding variable large family protein: MMGCNSGGRDPEKVFLSEMVNLGKGFLDVFVSFGDMITGTLGIKAETKKSDIGAYFTKIENTMKIVKGKLGKILEEHGSYEKVKGKVEEFIGKIGKIEEGAKEAAGGASGDDKIGGATSAGQAAVAADKNSVISLVKGIKAIVGVVLRDDEGSAEASKTAENDKKDVGKLFEKKDDNKAQEAEAAKAGASIGAVSGADILKAIAKSKENPSVNDTEGIEKAIDAAEIAVAKAVDDKKEIKEGANKDAVIAAGIALRAMAKDGKFAAKNEEKAANAVNGTVASAVNKVLSTLVIAIRNRVDEGLKGISEVLGEIKQGEGSEAKAN, from the coding sequence ATGATGGGATGTAATAGTGGTGGTAGAGATCCAGAGAAAGTATTTTTGAGTGAGATGGTAAATTTAGGGAAAGGATTTTTAGATGTATTTGTGAGTTTTGGCGATATGATTACAGGGACGTTGGGGATAAAGGCGGAGACTAAAAAAAGTGATATAGGAGCTTATTTTACTAAGATTGAGAATACAATGAAGATAGTGAAAGGGAAATTGGGAAAAATTTTAGAAGAACATGGAAGTTATGAAAAAGTGAAAGGTAAGGTAGAGGAATTTATTGGGAAGATAGGTAAGATCGAAGAAGGAGCAAAGGAAGCAGCTGGAGGTGCTAGTGGTGATGATAAAATTGGTGGTGCTACTAGTGCAGGGCAAGCAGCAGTGGCCGCTGATAAAAATTCGGTTATTTCTTTAGTGAAAGGAATTAAAGCTATTGTTGGAGTAGTATTGAGAGATGATGAAGGTAGTGCAGAGGCTAGTAAGACAGCAGAAAATGATAAAAAGGATGTTGGAAAGTTGTTTGAAAAAAAGGATGATAATAAGGCTCAAGAGGCAGAGGCAGCTAAAGCAGGTGCATCAATAGGAGCAGTAAGTGGAGCTGATATATTGAAAGCAATAGCAAAGTCAAAGGAGAATCCTTCTGTTAATGATACTGAGGGAATTGAGAAAGCAATAGATGCAGCAGAGATAGCAGTTGCTAAAGCTGTTGATGATAAGAAAGAGATTAAGGAAGGAGCAAATAAAGATGCAGTAATAGCAGCTGGTATTGCACTAAGAGCAATGGCAAAGGATGGTAAGTTTGCGGCTAAAAATGAAGAGAAAGCAGCAAATGCAGTAAATGGAACAGTAGCAAGTGCGGTAAATAAGGTGTTAAGTACGTTGGTAATAGCAATCAGGAATAGAGTTGATGAAGGATTAAAGGGGATTAGTGAGGTATTAGGAGAGATTAAGCAAGGAGAAGGTTCTGAAGCTAAGGCTAATTAA
- a CDS encoding BTA121 domain-containing protein surface lipoprotein — protein sequence MSGMGKERIVYIRSIITGEDIWNDTGDKTYSNDEFYNLLVDLDVDKVLIR from the coding sequence ATGTCTGGTATGGGAAAAGAAAGAATTGTATATATACGAAGTATAATAACCGGTGAGGATATTTGGAATGATACAGGGGATAAGACATATAGTAATGATGAATTTTATAATTTGCTTGTTGATTTAGATGTTGATAAGGTGTTGATAAGGTAA